One window from the genome of Moraxella nasibovis encodes:
- a CDS encoding esterase/lipase family protein codes for MNTKPVALLIHGLHMHGRYMYALSKHLEQAGFATHAISYKSVHEPIATHSRKIHEYLLNHHNVNTPIHLVGHSLGGLVIRHFLVNYPQWQIARCVTLGTPHQGSICANYANRLLPPLVRKAYPDALDGTCPLPPDGVEFGVIAGNRPIGLGLPLLSWHNFRHFRTPDERKNRPHDGTVYVFESILPNATDYLLLPVNHTGLIFDKNVAGQVVHFLHFGQFAR; via the coding sequence ATGAATACTAAGCCTGTCGCCCTACTCATTCACGGTCTGCATATGCACGGACGGTATATGTACGCCCTGTCAAAACACCTTGAACAGGCAGGCTTTGCCACCCACGCCATCAGCTACAAAAGCGTGCATGAACCCATCGCCACGCACAGTCGCAAGATTCACGAGTATCTACTTAATCATCACAATGTCAATACGCCAATCCATCTGGTTGGGCATAGTCTGGGCGGATTGGTGATTCGGCATTTTTTGGTTAATTATCCACAGTGGCAAATCGCTCGCTGTGTCACGCTTGGCACACCCCATCAGGGCAGTATCTGTGCCAACTACGCCAACCGACTGCTACCACCTTTGGTGCGTAAGGCTTATCCTGACGCCCTAGACGGCACTTGCCCCTTACCGCCTGATGGTGTTGAGTTTGGCGTCATCGCTGGCAATCGCCCCATAGGACTAGGCTTGCCCCTATTAAGCTGGCATAATTTTCGGCACTTTCGCACACCTGATGAGCGAAAAAATAGACCGCACGATGGTACGGTCTATGTCTTTGAAAGCATTTTGCCCAATGCGACCGATTATCTGCTGTTGCCCGTCAATCACACAGGGCTGATTTTTGATAAAAATGTCGCTGGACAAGTGGTGCATTTTTTGCACTTTGGGCAATTTGCTCGTTGA
- the infA gene encoding translation initiation factor IF-1, producing the protein MAKKDDIIEFEGEVIDTLPNTLFKVRLDNGHEIIAHISGKMRKHYIRILTGDKVKVEMTPYDLSKGRITYRGK; encoded by the coding sequence ATGGCAAAAAAAGACGACATCATCGAATTTGAAGGCGAAGTGATTGACACTCTGCCAAACACTCTATTTAAAGTCCGCCTTGACAACGGACACGAAATCATCGCTCACATCTCTGGTAAAATGCGTAAGCACTACATCCGTATTTTGACTGGCGATAAAGTCAAGGTTGAGATGACCCCTTATGACCTATCAAAAGGTCGCATCACTTATCGTGGTAAATAA
- a CDS encoding glycosyltransferase family 4 protein — MTTPRTMKVLHLSSSLKHDESERGIYAITHALMRAGHESIVIGAADEDSELVTRLLRDDTLYYRLSMPKKSWWALRNVFKLRNLIQEHRPDIVHVHSRTPAWVLHWALRLIPKDEHPKVVATMYGFYPLNSYSRALFYADVIITASISIDKYLKDKLEHKQDELDIAKLPFDIVCIKRGVDVRTFPYRHNSSVYWLHSVFAEYPELEHKKWLFFPTPIGTEYGQEWLVDILGNLQDKFPDIHAIIAEDLETNHTDQDVAHEEFIQRIHALGLDSRVTFIGRRPPDMKEWLSSANIVLALANRPESIGMTAQQAIHLGTPVIGWAKGAFADILATTYPQGLVKEETAIALCKAVKSHLQNRLRPAMTHEYTIEQMTAETLSVYQSLMPACQLVEKDRHDNLVCVRIDDE; from the coding sequence ATGACAACGCCACGCACGATGAAGGTTTTGCATTTATCATCATCGCTCAAGCATGACGAATCTGAGCGGGGGATTTACGCCATCACGCACGCACTCATGCGAGCAGGTCATGAGTCCATCGTCATTGGGGCGGCAGATGAAGACAGTGAGTTGGTGACTCGCCTGCTGAGAGATGACACGCTGTACTACCGCCTATCCATGCCCAAAAAATCATGGTGGGCGCTGAGAAATGTCTTTAAATTACGCAATCTCATTCAAGAGCATCGCCCAGACATCGTCCATGTGCATTCTCGCACGCCTGCATGGGTGCTACACTGGGCGCTGCGTCTGATTCCCAAGGACGAACACCCAAAAGTGGTCGCCACCATGTACGGCTTTTATCCGCTCAATTCCTACTCTCGAGCCTTGTTTTATGCCGATGTCATCATCACCGCATCCATTAGCATTGACAAATACCTAAAAGACAAATTAGAACACAAGCAAGACGAACTTGACATCGCCAAATTACCCTTTGACATTGTCTGCATCAAGCGTGGCGTGGATGTTCGCACCTTTCCTTATCGGCACAATTCATCGGTGTACTGGCTACACAGTGTCTTTGCAGAATATCCAGAATTAGAACACAAAAAATGGCTGTTTTTCCCTACACCCATCGGCACGGAGTACGGACAAGAGTGGCTCGTGGATATTTTGGGCAATTTGCAAGACAAATTTCCAGACATTCACGCCATCATCGCAGAAGATTTGGAGACCAATCACACCGACCAAGATGTCGCCCACGAAGAATTCATTCAGCGCATTCACGCCCTAGGCTTGGACAGCCGTGTGACCTTCATCGGCAGACGGCCGCCCGACATGAAAGAATGGCTGTCGTCTGCTAACATCGTGCTTGCCCTTGCCAATCGCCCAGAGAGCATCGGCATGACCGCCCAGCAAGCCATACACTTAGGCACGCCTGTCATCGGCTGGGCAAAGGGGGCGTTTGCGGACATTTTGGCGACCACTTATCCACAAGGCTTGGTCAAGGAAGAAACCGCCATCGCCCTATGCAAAGCGGTCAAATCCCACCTACAAAATCGCCTACGCCCTGCCATGACACACGAATACACCATTGAGCAGATGACCGCCGAGACCTTATCTGTGTATCAATCGCTCATGCCAGCGTGCCAATTGGTTGAAAAAGACAGGCACGATAATTTGGTGTGCGTTCGCATTGACGATGAATGA
- a CDS encoding alpha/beta hydrolase yields MAKLDYITVEHNPNNLPITHSVIWLHGLGASGDDFVPVVPELGLNPDVGVRFIFPHAPKMPVTVNGGYIMPAWYDILEMSLERKVDVAQIQASSDAINELIDEQIAQGVPSQNIIIAGFSQGGAVAYHTVLTNKNRLGGLLALSTYFATAEQIDGVAVNQDISIKIDHGDYDDIVPAILGVQAKQKLERLGLTAELTTYPMAHQVCLSQIKQIGAWLNERFSGK; encoded by the coding sequence ATGGCGAAGTTAGATTACATCACAGTTGAACATAATCCAAACAATCTACCGATCACGCATTCGGTGATTTGGCTACATGGCTTGGGGGCGAGTGGCGATGATTTTGTGCCTGTTGTGCCAGAATTGGGGCTAAATCCTGATGTGGGCGTGCGTTTTATTTTTCCACATGCGCCAAAAATGCCCGTTACCGTCAATGGTGGCTATATCATGCCTGCGTGGTATGATATTTTGGAGATGAGTTTGGAGCGAAAAGTGGATGTCGCCCAAATCCAAGCATCCAGCGATGCCATCAATGAGCTGATTGACGAGCAGATTGCCCAAGGTGTGCCAAGCCAAAACATCATCATTGCAGGCTTTTCACAAGGTGGGGCGGTCGCTTATCATACGGTTTTGACTAATAAAAACCGACTGGGCGGTTTGCTTGCGTTATCGACTTATTTTGCCACCGCAGAGCAGATCGATGGCGTGGCGGTCAATCAAGACATCAGCATCAAAATTGATCATGGCGATTATGATGACATCGTGCCTGCGATTTTGGGCGTGCAAGCCAAGCAAAAATTGGAAAGGTTGGGATTGACGGCGGAACTCACCACCTATCCGATGGCACATCAGGTATGTTTGTCGCAAATTAAGCAAATCGGTGCGTGGCTAAACGAACGCTTTTCTGGTAAATAA
- a CDS encoding MORN repeat-containing protein, which yields MKLFIKTSWAMVLLLGISTPSAFATDTWLVSTDSGCKIYNPKPQPDESVTWSGDCVDGYAQGYGEMRWYVHSELQGSYVGDWKDGKMHGKGTIKYATGAEYVGDWKDGKMHGKGTMKYTDGVEYTGDWQDDKRHGNGTITFDDGEKYTGEWQNHKKHGKGLGITPLAIYYGNFVNGRYDGWGVWVSKDGGIIYEGQHKDGMMNGVGRYLFVNDASLHPDHKKYGYLQDNYVIRPAIFKDGYVDEFLTKEQHAKLVQKLGKQVQRPKEVLLPFRQYLTDPTPSKAQ from the coding sequence ATGAAACTTTTTATCAAAACATCTTGGGCTATGGTATTACTGCTTGGTATAAGCACACCGAGTGCCTTTGCAACTGATACTTGGCTGGTCAGTACGGACAGCGGTTGTAAGATTTACAACCCCAAGCCACAACCTGATGAGAGTGTTACTTGGTCGGGCGACTGTGTGGACGGCTATGCACAAGGATATGGCGAAATGCGATGGTATGTCCATAGCGAATTACAAGGCAGTTATGTGGGAGACTGGAAAGACGGCAAAATGCACGGCAAAGGCACAATCAAATATGCTACTGGTGCTGAATATGTGGGCGACTGGAAAGACGGCAAAATGCACGGCAAAGGCACAATGAAATATACTGACGGCGTGGAATATACAGGCGATTGGCAAGATGACAAAAGACACGGTAACGGCACAATAACCTTTGATGATGGCGAAAAATATACAGGCGAATGGCAAAATCACAAAAAACACGGCAAAGGACTAGGCATTACACCGCTTGCTATTTATTACGGCAACTTTGTCAATGGTCGTTATGATGGTTGGGGTGTTTGGGTTAGCAAAGATGGTGGCATTATCTATGAAGGACAACATAAAGACGGTATGATGAATGGCGTTGGGCGTTATTTGTTTGTCAATGACGCAAGTCTGCACCCTGACCATAAAAAATATGGTTATTTACAGGATAATTATGTGATACGACCCGCCATTTTCAAAGATGGTTATGTTGATGAATTTTTAACCAAAGAACAACACGCCAAATTGGTGCAAAAACTTGGCAAACAAGTACAACGCCCAAAAGAAGTGCTGTTGCCATTTCGTCAGTACCTAACAGACCCCACCCCTTCCAAAGCCCAATAA
- a CDS encoding peroxiredoxin encodes MKNSQESISLPTFEVTLVQDGTEQTCDLAALVKDSQQGLVLYFYPKDNTAGCSVQATDFTELKEQFANKGYQIIGVSRDGIKSHHNFINKKALNIALISDTDETLCQHFDVIKEKMMYGKTHLGVVRSTFVFDKNGVMIASFRNIKAKEHAQTLLDFL; translated from the coding sequence ATGAAAAATTCTCAAGAATCCATCAGCCTACCCACCTTTGAAGTAACACTCGTGCAAGATGGCACAGAACAGACCTGCGACCTTGCCGCACTCGTCAAAGACAGCCAGCAAGGCTTGGTGCTGTATTTTTATCCCAAAGACAACACCGCAGGTTGTAGCGTACAGGCGACTGACTTCACCGAGCTTAAAGAGCAATTTGCCAACAAAGGCTATCAAATCATCGGCGTGTCTCGTGATGGCATCAAATCGCACCACAATTTCATCAACAAAAAAGCGCTGAACATCGCACTCATCAGCGACACGGACGAGACGCTTTGCCAGCATTTTGATGTCATCAAAGAAAAGATGATGTACGGCAAAACCCACCTTGGTGTGGTGCGCTCTACTTTTGTGTTTGACAAAAACGGCGTGATGATTGCAAGTTTTAGAAACATCAAAGCCAAAGAACACGCCCAAACTTTGCTTGATTTTTTGTAA
- the ypfJ gene encoding KPN_02809 family neutral zinc metallopeptidase, whose translation MQWRGRRQSSNIEDRRSGRAGKVGGVSIFSLILALIVWKVFGISPETTLGVTQTITQNTQTAQAPANETADQAESREFVATILADTEDVWTPIFQKLGGTYQQPKLVMFSGAVQSACGSASSASGPFYCPADQKIYLDTSFFKAMRTQMGITGERNGTELSRQDQAADFAQAYVIAHEVGHHVQTLLGISGQVRQAQAQASQAAANNLSVRMELQADCFAGLWARHNHERTQFLQKGDIEEALDAAEKIGDDYLQHQARGHTVPDSFTHGTSEQRQRWFYRGFESGDIQQCDTFATRQI comes from the coding sequence ATGCAGTGGAGAGGTCGCAGACAAAGCTCAAACATTGAGGATCGCCGTAGTGGGCGTGCGGGCAAAGTGGGCGGAGTGAGTATTTTTAGCCTGATTTTGGCGCTCATCGTCTGGAAGGTGTTTGGCATCAGCCCTGAGACGACGCTTGGCGTGACTCAGACCATCACCCAAAACACCCAAACCGCACAAGCACCTGCCAACGAGACCGCCGACCAAGCAGAATCACGAGAGTTTGTGGCGACCATCTTGGCGGATACCGAGGATGTCTGGACGCCGATTTTTCAAAAGCTGGGCGGCACTTATCAGCAGCCAAAACTGGTGATGTTCTCAGGGGCGGTGCAGTCGGCGTGTGGCTCAGCGAGTTCGGCGAGCGGTCCATTTTACTGCCCTGCCGACCAAAAAATCTACCTAGACACTTCGTTTTTTAAGGCGATGCGCACGCAAATGGGCATCACAGGCGAGCGCAACGGCACTGAGCTAAGCCGCCAAGACCAAGCCGCCGACTTCGCCCAAGCCTATGTCATTGCCCATGAAGTGGGGCATCATGTGCAGACCTTGCTTGGCATTTCAGGGCAAGTGCGACAAGCTCAGGCACAAGCCAGCCAAGCTGCCGCCAACAATTTGTCGGTACGCATGGAGCTACAAGCCGACTGCTTTGCAGGGCTGTGGGCAAGACACAATCATGAGCGCACGCAGTTTCTACAAAAAGGCGACATCGAGGAGGCTTTGGATGCCGCCGAAAAAATCGGCGATGACTATCTACAACACCAAGCTCGTGGTCACACCGTGCCAGACAGCTTTACGCACGGCACTTCAGAGCAGCGTCAGCGCTGGTTTTATCGTGGCTTTGAATCTGGCGACATTCAGCAGTGCGACACTTTCGCCACTCGTCAGATTTGA
- a CDS encoding asparaginase domain-containing protein — translation MNTATHIIYAGGTFGSHGTPLSPLPADEFLPILQTQFHAKLPHLTTQILPNHLIKDSSTLTPSDFVHLYGLILQAYADGKRKFVLITGTDSLSFLAAFLANALNGLSDLSLVITGSMQPLFVSDNPIYTINEQSDAWANLSDSVIAASTRTGVFVQFAHKLMNASDTQKLNSQDFDAFVGTLADELADELADDVQTDQAVFNDNALDDKLAQLPTIIANAKRTQITAVYCLPNDVTNIEHQLAHLSDDTKAVILIGFGAGNLPSSQGLIDILSDLSHKKLPVICTTMCAFGGTNADYAAGAWQYQYGVQSSTLGIAGTYGQTLWQVLQ, via the coding sequence ATGAACACAGCAACTCACATCATCTATGCTGGCGGTACTTTTGGTAGCCACGGGACGCCTTTATCGCCCTTGCCTGCGGACGAATTTTTGCCGATTTTGCAGACGCAATTTCACGCCAAATTGCCACACCTTACCACGCAAATTTTGCCAAATCATCTCATCAAGGACAGCAGCACGCTCACGCCCAGCGATTTTGTGCATTTGTATGGCTTGATTTTGCAGGCGTATGCAGACGGCAAACGCAAATTTGTCCTGATTACAGGCACGGACAGCCTAAGTTTTTTGGCGGCATTTTTGGCAAATGCTTTAAACGGCTTGTCGGATTTAAGCCTTGTCATCACAGGCAGTATGCAGCCTTTATTTGTCAGCGACAATCCCATCTACACCATCAACGAACAATCTGACGCTTGGGCAAATCTATCAGACAGCGTTATCGCTGCCAGCACTCGCACAGGCGTGTTTGTGCAATTTGCCCACAAACTGATGAATGCGTCAGATACCCAAAAACTCAACAGTCAAGATTTTGACGCTTTTGTCGGTACTTTGGCAGATGAACTGGCAGATGAACTGGCAGATGATGTACAAACCGACCAAGCGGTTTTTAATGACAACGCCCTAGATGACAAATTAGCCCAACTACCAACCATCATCGCCAATGCTAAACGCACGCAAATCACGGCGGTTTATTGCTTGCCGAATGATGTTACCAATATCGAACATCAGCTTGCCCATCTTAGCGATGACACAAAAGCAGTGATTTTGATTGGTTTTGGTGCAGGCAATTTGCCATCATCGCAAGGTCTGATTGATATTTTAAGCGATTTATCCCATAAAAAATTACCCGTCATTTGCACCACCATGTGTGCCTTTGGCGGTACAAATGCCGACTATGCTGCTGGTGCGTGGCAATATCAATATGGCGTGCAAAGCAGCACGCTTGGCATTGCAGGGACTTATGGGCAAACGCTTTGGCAGGTATTACAATGA
- a CDS encoding ATP-binding protein, producing the protein MNTPHLPDELIQLAMRFFDEHSQSPISIDPDVLAYRWVGGLRGHLVPLDVAFGSSLDDLLGIDTQKQKLIANTRQFLAGLPANHVLMTGTRGAGKSSLVRALLANFHSDGLRVIEVARDDLLHLDKIRQAIKISQQHGNNNRYLVYCDDLAFNGQDESYRTLKSVLDGALDSEQDRLLVYATSNRRHLLPQLMKDNVNIYNGQTDEVNPYETIDETVSLSDRFGLWLSFYPMNQDTYLDIVAHHLAKAQLDLDDEARGEALKWAGNRGGRSGRIAHQFSRHWVGQKQLEQLSLAQN; encoded by the coding sequence ATGAACACACCCCACCTACCCGATGAATTGATTCAGCTTGCCATGCGTTTTTTTGACGAGCACAGCCAAAGCCCCATCAGCATAGACCCTGATGTGCTGGCGTATCGCTGGGTGGGTGGTTTGCGTGGTCATTTGGTGCCGCTGGATGTGGCATTTGGCTCAAGTCTTGATGACCTACTGGGCATCGATACTCAAAAACAAAAACTCATCGCCAACACTCGTCAGTTTTTGGCAGGTCTGCCCGCCAACCATGTACTGATGACAGGTACTCGTGGCGCAGGCAAATCGTCTTTGGTGCGAGCCTTATTGGCAAATTTTCACTCAGATGGTCTGCGTGTGATTGAAGTGGCTCGTGATGACCTTCTGCATCTTGACAAAATTCGCCAAGCCATCAAAATCTCACAGCAACATGGCAACAACAACCGCTATCTGGTGTACTGTGATGACTTGGCGTTCAATGGTCAAGACGAAAGCTATCGCACCCTAAAAAGCGTGCTGGACGGCGCACTTGACAGCGAGCAAGACCGCCTGCTGGTCTATGCCACGAGCAATCGCCGCCACCTACTGCCACAGCTGATGAAGGATAATGTCAATATTTATAATGGTCAGACCGATGAGGTCAATCCTTATGAGACCATCGATGAAACCGTCTCTTTGTCAGATCGCTTTGGGCTGTGGCTGTCGTTTTATCCGATGAATCAAGACACCTACCTTGACATCGTGGCGCACCATCTTGCCAAAGCTCAGCTTGACTTGGATGACGAGGCTCGAGGTGAGGCGCTCAAATGGGCTGGCAACCGTGGCGGTCGCTCAGGGCGCATTGCACATCAGTTCAGTCGTCACTGGGTAGGTCAAAAGCAGCTAGAACAACTGAGCTTGGCTCAAAATTAA
- the truA gene encoding tRNA pseudouridine(38-40) synthase TruA, translating into MTTIAKTPQPTQVYAVGIEFIGTNYRGWQRQEEVIGVQAVIEKALSTIANEPIELIAAGRTDAGVHASNMIAHFASTAKRTEYNWMRGANTLLPKDIAIRWIVPMPDDFHARFSAIARRYRYITLNQPYRTAILNGQVTHEYAPLDVEKMIQASKLLVGTHDFTSFRAAQCQSNQPVRTVSHANLFQHGAFLVLDIQADGFLHHMVRNIMGTLFAIGRGELDPSGITRLIHAKNRSLAPPTASADGLYFINAYYPEKFQKLLPKLPLTPLWLGF; encoded by the coding sequence ATGACAACAATCGCAAAAACGCCACAGCCCACGCAGGTTTATGCTGTCGGCATTGAGTTTATCGGTACCAATTATCGTGGTTGGCAACGCCAAGAAGAAGTGATTGGCGTACAAGCCGTCATCGAAAAGGCACTTTCCACCATCGCCAACGAACCGATTGAGCTGATTGCCGCAGGTCGTACGGACGCAGGGGTACATGCCAGCAATATGATTGCTCACTTTGCCAGCACCGCCAAACGCACCGAATACAACTGGATGCGTGGGGCGAACACCCTACTACCCAAAGACATCGCCATTCGCTGGATTGTGCCGATGCCTGATGATTTTCACGCACGATTTTCGGCAATCGCACGCCGTTATCGCTACATCACGCTCAATCAGCCCTACCGCACCGCCATTTTAAACGGTCAGGTTACGCACGAATACGCACCGCTTGATGTAGAAAAAATGATACAGGCGAGCAAACTTCTGGTCGGCACGCACGATTTTACCAGCTTTCGGGCAGCTCAGTGCCAATCTAATCAGCCAGTCCGCACGGTGAGCCACGCCAATCTCTTTCAACACGGTGCGTTTTTGGTATTAGACATTCAAGCGGACGGATTTTTGCACCACATGGTGCGAAACATCATGGGAACGCTGTTTGCCATTGGGCGTGGCGAGCTGGATCCTTCTGGCATCACACGGCTGATCCACGCCAAAAATCGCAGCCTTGCCCCACCGACCGCATCGGCTGATGGGCTGTATTTTATCAATGCCTATTATCCTGAAAAATTCCAAAAGCTACTACCAAAGCTACCTTTGACACCGCTTTGGCTGGGGTTTTAG
- the asd gene encoding aspartate-semialdehyde dehydrogenase yields MVVGLVGWRGMVGSVLMARMVEEGDFNHITPVFFSTSNAGGKAPDFGVDAGTLKDANDITELAKCDAIITCQGGDYTKAVHPALRASGWNGYWIDAASSLRMQDDAIIILDPVNRDVIDAALKDGKKDFIGGNCTVSLMLMAIGELFRRGWVEWVSAMTYQAASGAGAANMRELITGMGVLRDSVADKLADPASAILEIDKTIADTQRSDDFPKQNFGAVLAGSLIPYIDSQLENGQSREEWKGQAETNKILGKSGDELINIDGICVRIGAMRCHSQALTIKLKQDIPLDEIEKALRESDNPWLDVVENDKPASMERLTPVAVTGTLNVAVGRLRKMNMGGEYLTAFTVGDQLLWGAAEPLRRMLAIVQGRI; encoded by the coding sequence ATGGTAGTTGGCTTGGTGGGCTGGCGTGGTATGGTCGGCTCGGTGCTGATGGCTCGTATGGTTGAAGAAGGCGATTTTAACCACATTACGCCAGTATTTTTCTCAACCAGTAATGCAGGCGGCAAAGCTCCTGATTTTGGTGTGGATGCTGGCACGCTAAAAGATGCAAACGACATCACAGAGCTTGCCAAGTGCGATGCCATCATCACCTGTCAAGGCGGCGACTACACCAAAGCGGTGCACCCCGCCCTGCGTGCGTCAGGCTGGAATGGCTACTGGATCGATGCGGCAAGCTCATTGCGTATGCAAGATGACGCCATCATCATCTTAGACCCTGTCAATCGTGATGTGATTGACGCTGCTCTAAAAGACGGCAAAAAAGACTTCATCGGTGGCAACTGCACGGTGAGCCTAATGCTGATGGCAATCGGCGAGCTGTTCCGTCGTGGCTGGGTGGAGTGGGTCTCTGCGATGACCTACCAAGCTGCAAGTGGTGCAGGTGCTGCCAATATGCGTGAGCTGATCACTGGCATGGGCGTGCTGCGTGATAGCGTGGCGGACAAACTTGCCGACCCTGCATCAGCCATCTTAGAAATCGACAAAACCATCGCTGACACACAGCGTTCGGATGATTTTCCAAAGCAAAACTTTGGTGCGGTATTGGCAGGCAGCCTAATCCCTTATATCGACAGCCAACTAGAAAACGGTCAATCTCGTGAAGAGTGGAAAGGTCAAGCCGAAACCAATAAAATCCTTGGCAAATCTGGCGATGAACTGATCAACATTGACGGCATTTGTGTGCGTATCGGTGCGATGCGTTGCCATAGCCAAGCCCTAACCATCAAGCTAAAACAAGACATTCCACTTGATGAGATTGAAAAAGCACTTCGTGAAAGTGACAATCCATGGCTTGATGTGGTCGAAAACGACAAGCCAGCGAGCATGGAACGCCTAACGCCTGTGGCAGTCACTGGCACGCTGAATGTGGCGGTGGGTCGTCTGCGTAAGATGAACATGGGCGGCGAATATCTGACCGCCTTTACCGTGGGCGATCAGCTACTGTGGGGTGCTGCCGAGCCACTTCGCCGTATGCTTGCCATCGTACAAGGTCGCATTTAA